GCCCAGTTGCCGTCGGCGGTGATCGGATGCACTTCGCACTGCATCGAATCGATCGCCGCAGCGACTTCGCTTACCGCCCACGGGAGGTCGTCGACTTCCAGGCGGTATTCGGGCCAGTTCCAGCCGTTGCGGTAGATGATCTGCGGCGAGGGCCAGCGGGTTTCGGGCGTCGTGCGGTGCAGTCGCGCGATCAATCGGGGCATGTTGGGATCGCGCGAGGCGATCTCGGGGGAGGTCGTCGCGATCGCTTCGGGAACAAAATCGGCGACCCAGGGTGTTTTGTCGGGGGGCGTGTTGGTGGCGGCCTGGTCGTCGGGTCGTGGTTGGGTTTCTGCCGCCACGGTTCCCGGCGCGTGGCCGATGATCGACATCGCCGGGCTGGATGTGCTGCGACGGCGGATCGCGATCCCCTGTGTGGAAAGTTGGTTGCAGATTTCGGCTCTCATTTCGCTACCGCCTCCGACCAGGGCGACCGACGGAGCGGCGGCTTGCAGGTGTTCGTAGAGTTGTCGCAGGGTCCATTCGAACCGTGGGTCGCGCCAGTCGCTGGCGACATCTTGGGCGGGAGCCAGGACAAATCCGCGGGCGGTGTAGCGAGGGTGGGGGAGCTTTAATTGCAGCGATGCGCCGACAAAATCGCCGTACAAGACAACGTCCAGGTCGATGCTGCGTTGGTCCCATCGCTGTTTGCGAACGCGGCCGAGGTCTTGTTCGGTCTGCTGCAGCAGGTTCAGCACGCCAGCGGTCGAGAGGGTCGTTTCGATGACTGCCGCTGCGTTAAAGAAGATCGATTGGCCGCTGGGGCCGCCGACCGGCGGAGTCGTAAAGATCCGACTGCATCGCATCGTCAGAACGTCGGGGTGGCGGGCGATCGCCAGCGCGGCCGATCGCATTAATTCATCGCGATCGCCGAGGTTGGATCCCAGGCTAATCAGGCAGTGGGGCACGGGCGGATCATTCAGCAGTTGGGGGTGTCAGCGGGCAAGTGTCCTGCTGATTGTAGCCCCTTGCGGTGTCCATGAAAGATGTCGCGGTGTGACTGCGTCGCGGCGGAGCTAAAAGGACCCACGCATTCGCCTTCCATGGCGACGCGTGGGTCAACAATCTCAAACAAGGAGGGGAAGTCCGGTTCTCGACATTCGTGTCGTTGGCTGTGACTCCCTGCATCACCACCCCCCGAGTTCAAAAGTTCGGTCTCTGTTTCTGCCGGTCGTTGATTGTTTTGGTCCTGTCGGTCGGTGCGCAGCATCGGACAGACGGGGTGTCATTGTTTCGTCGTGCATCCGCCAAGCGGATCGAAGGCGGTTGGAAACGCGTGCCTTCAGGTCGCGGTAAGCACCAATGGTGGCTAGCTGGAAGAGTCGAGGAGATCGCAGTGCTGTGGTGGAGAACTAATCAAACGACTTCGTTTTCCAGGGGTTATCATCGCTGCGATTCCAAACTTTGCATAAGGCTGAGGCGATAAAATCTCATACCGCTGGGTCTTAATTCCGCTGGACGATTCGGCGGGAAAGGCAAGCGATATGATTTCGCATCATTGTGCCGGATGCGTTTGGGTTGTCAAGCAATCAGCCCGTGCGGAATGCAAATTTTTTCATGATTGATCGTTGTTGCTTGCATTGGGGTATTTGGGCAATGGGCGGTTCGTCTGATTTTGAACCGTTGCTCGGTTTGTAGATCGGTGGCAAGTCTGGCAGAATGATTTATGTAACTCGTAACGATGAATCACAACAAGATGTACTAGCGGTCTCGATAGCCATGCCGGAACACGACCCCTCGTTCAAACAGGACATAACACCGACACCGCAGGCGAGTATTGTCGCCGATGTTGCGTCTCTGGGCGGCGCCGATGCGATGCCAGGCGACCCAAAGTACTGGACTCTTGAGCACTACGAAGAGTGTTGTCGATTTCTGGGGCCCGCGGTCTGTCGGCGATTGGGGATCTTTCCATTGCCCGAAGGGTTTGTGCTGTCGGTTGTCGTCCCGGTCTACAACGAAGCGACCACGGTCGAGCGGGCGATCGCGCGACTGCGCAGTACCGGTTTGCCGCTGCAAATCATCTTGGTCAACGACGGCAGCACCGACGGCAGTCACGAGGTGCTCGATGCGCTACCGGCATCGGCCGACTTGACCGTCATTCATCACCCGGCCAACGCGGGCAAGGGGGCCGCTGTGCGGACCGGCTTTGTGGCGGCCAAAGGGGATTGTGTGGTCGTGCAAGATGCCGATCTTGAATACGACCCAAACGATTTTCGCTGGCTGCTGCAACCGCTGGTCGCCGACGAAGCCGATGTGGTGTACGGCACGCGTTATGGTCACTGCGATCGCCAGGTCTCGCCATGGTGGCACCAGGCGGTGAACGGTCTGATCACAGGGCTGTGCAACCTTGCCATTGGGTTGCGATTGAGCGACGTCGAGACGTGTTACAAGATGGTGCGTCGAGACATCATTCAAGATCTGGTGCCCGACTTGAAAGAGAACCGGTTTGGTATCGAAATCGAACTGACTGCGAAGCTTGCCAAGCGTAAGTTACGGTTCACCGAACGCCCGATCCGGTACCAACATCGGTGGTATGACGAAGGGAAGAAAATCGGCTGGAAAGACGGGGTGAGCGCGTTGTGGTGCATCGTCCGCTACGGCCTATTCTCGGGGCGCAAGTAGTTTGTCTGCAATGGCTTGCGTCTTTTCCCTGCGGCGGCCTGTTCGCGGGGAGTCGCAGGCACGCGAAAATTTGCTTGACGAAGGTGTCAGCCTAGCCGTAGCCTAAAGCATATCTTCTCTGATTTGGGGAGGGGGTTGACCGCCGCCCCCCTGATCTCGCCTACGTCTGACACTTTTCCTGGAGGCACCGATTATGCTGATGCGAACAAATGTGATGACGCTCACGGTCAACCCGGCTTTTCTGCAGGAGATCAAGGAGAGTAACCACGATCTGTGGAGCACGTTGCACGAGGTTCGGCAGACCTGCGACGAAGGGGGTTCACGTGCGGAGATCGCCAAGCGATTGGTTCGATTGTTGGATCAGTTGCGCGACCATCTCTCGTTGCAGTTCGCGTTGGAAGAATCGTATGGTTACATCGAGTGTCCCGGAGTGATCGAAAGGCGGATCAGCGAAGCTGCCGAACGGGCTCAAGGTCAGCACTGTCGGTTGTTTTTGCAGTTGACCGATCTGTGTGAATTGGCCGAAGAGTTGCAGTATCGGGGATTTGCGGCGAGCGAGGTGGAGCGTTTGATCGGCGAGACCGAAGCGTTTGATGTCGCTTTGCAGCAACATGAACGATGCGAAGATGAGCTTATTGAAGTCGCATATTTTGATATGAAGCGATAGAATAGATATTGTCTCAGGTACGCGATGTTCTGCGTCCAGGTCTCTGTAGAAGAGGAATTGAGCTGATGTTCTCACAAACGGTTTGTCGTCCGATGGAGATCTTGCTGGTCGAGGATGGTTTGCTCGACGCGCGGGTAACGATCTTGGCGCTGGGACGCTGCAGCATTCACCATCGTGTGACCTTGGTGCGGAGCATTTCCGAGGCGTTGGCATTTGTCCGTCAGGAAGGTGTTTTCCGCCGCGCGCCGCAGCCCGATCTGGTTCTCTTGGATCTGTTGTTGCCCGATGGCAAGGGGACCGATCTGCTCCGCGATTTGCGGCAGATGCCCAACCTTTCGGAAGTCCCCGTCGTGGTCCTGACCGCTTCGGGCGATCCCGAAAATCGGACGATCTGTTCGACGTTGAAGGTCGACGATTACATCGAAAAACCTGTCGATGAAGACAAGTTCCTGCGAGTTGTCCGCGAGCACAAACGGTTGTTGGTCTTTGGTGCCCGCGCCTTGCGATCGGTCTTTCCCGAGCACACTCTGGCGACGTCCCCCTAGCCGTTGCAATTGGTCGGAGCGTCTCATGCTGCCGACCGCCGCGAACTCTCCGTCGTCGCCAGTGGCTGCGGCGGCTTGCGATTGCAGCAGCAGTCGCTCTTCTGCCGCCGCTGGCTTTCCCTGACTCTAGGAGTGCATTCATTGCGTCCTAAGTCGCCGCAAAAGTCGGTTTCATAGCCGCTTCGGTTGCGAGCAGGTTTCGACTATATTGAGGCTCCAACAAAACGATAGCTGCTGTGGGAGCAAAAATGCCCAATCTGGTTTGCCGCGGCGTGCGCGGGGCGATAACGGTCGAAGAGAATTCAAAATCGCAAATACTGCTGGCGACCCGCCAGATGTTGGCGCTGATGATGCGTCAAAACAGCATCCAAGCGATCGACTTGGCCAGTGCCATCTTCACCGTCACCAAGGACTTGGATGCCGAGTTTCCGGCCGTGGCGGCTCGGCAATTGGGCTGGATCGACGTTCCGTTGATGTGCGGTTATGAGATATCCGTCGAGGGTTCGCTGCCGCTCTGTATCCGCGTGCTGCTGCACTGGAACACCGACGTCCCGCAAGACAAGATTCACCATGTCTATCTCCGCGACGCGGCCGCGCTGCGTCCCGATCTGTGCAAGTTGCCGCCGTTGGACGACGCGGAACTGGAGGCCTGGATCGCGGAAAATTTGCAGTCGTAGCGCCCCGATGGCGTGACGTTGCGGACTGCTTCGCCGATTCTGTGGAAACGATGGCTGTCAAAATCACCTGGAAAACGACTCCCGAAATCAGTCCGCTGTGCGCTGCCGCAGCGGTCGCCAGCGGTTTGCCGGTCGCAGATGCTCAGTTGCCCGGATTGATCGGTCACTGCGTTCAATCGATCAGCGATCGATTGGCCGTTGCCGACTTGGACGTCGACCGGTTTTGGAACTGTTTGATCGCCGCGGGCGATCGTCCCCGCGACCACCGAGCGCGGGTTGAAGCGGCGTTGCTGCAAGCCGGCTGTGGCGAGCTGGCTGCCGATTCGATCGCTCCGACGATCTCGGGTCAGTTGGCGGATCTGAAAATCGCTTACGCCGAAGCGTTTCCAAAACTCAGCGAACAGTTGCCGCTGCGGGCTCGCGTGCTGCAGGAGCAATGGGAGGCGCGAGGCCCCGGTTTGATCGCCGTGATCGGCAAGTTGACCCATCGCGACCTGATTCCCAAAAAAGGAACGGTCGCGTTCGTCCAGCCCGCTTTGGGCGGCGGCGGCGACGCGAGCCCCGAGACCGGCCTGGTTTGGATCGAGGCGGTGCTTGCCAATCCGTTTCCCGATATTCCCGAAGTCGTTCGCTTGGGCTGGTTGTTGGCGCGACTGGGGCTGGGACGCAAGGCGGCCAGTAAATTAGTCGACGCGAAACACCTTCCCGATCTGGCCGCATTGGCGCTGTTGCCGATCGTTCTCGAAGCCGCTCGCGACGTCGAGCTGTTGGGCGACGTCGAGCTGTCGCGGTTGATGGATGCTTGGAACACCCGGCGGATCAACAGCAATTGCACCGCCGAAAGTTTGAACCCATGGTGGTCGCAGATGCGCGAAGGGACGACTCCGTTTCCGGTGGGGCTCAAGGCGCTCGACCGCATTCTGACCGCGTAGGTCGACGGCGCCTGTGCGATGCCATCGTCGGTCCCTGTTGGGATCGATCCAACCAACTCTCTTCTGTCTCTTTGAAATAAGCCATGGATCCTAAGCCAGAAACGCCGCTTCCCAAGAACGTTCCGCTGTGGCAGCGCATGTACGCACGGGGCGTCTTCTATCCGACGTTGACGTGGAACATGTTGTTGGGGCGAGCGTTGAAAGTTCGCCGCTGGTGGGATCCGATCGATCCGCATGTGATCGTCGGCGCGTATCCGTTCGCTCGCGATGTCTCGCTGATGTACGAGCAGGGAGTTCGCGCGGTCGTCAATACGTGTGAAGAATATGCTGGCCCGCAAGCTGTCTACGACGCGATGGGAATCGAGCAGTTCCGGATGCCGACGACCGACTTCACGCATCCGAAGTTGGAGGATATCGAGCGGGCTGTCGAATTTGTGCAGTCGCACGTCGCTCAAGAGCACACGGTTTACATCCACTGCAAAGCGGGCCGCGCCCGCAGCGCAACGGTCGCTCTTTGTTGGTTGATCAAGTATCGCGGACAAACTCCCGAACAGGCCCAGAAGATTCTGCTTGAGCGTCGACCGCATGTGAATCCGCATGTCTATCTGCGTCCAGTCGTCGCGGAATTTGTGAAGCGAATCGGCTAGGTCGCGCCATCTTATTGACGCTTGCCAAGGTAAACTTGATAATTGGTCATTCGATGCCACGTG
Above is a genomic segment from Rosistilla ulvae containing:
- the folK gene encoding 2-amino-4-hydroxy-6-hydroxymethyldihydropteridine diphosphokinase, with amino-acid sequence MPHCLISLGSNLGDRDELMRSAALAIARHPDVLTMRCSRIFTTPPVGGPSGQSIFFNAAAVIETTLSTAGVLNLLQQTEQDLGRVRKQRWDQRSIDLDVVLYGDFVGASLQLKLPHPRYTARGFVLAPAQDVASDWRDPRFEWTLRQLYEHLQAAAPSVALVGGGSEMRAEICNQLSTQGIAIRRRSTSSPAMSIIGHAPGTVAAETQPRPDDQAATNTPPDKTPWVADFVPEAIATTSPEIASRDPNMPRLIARLHRTTPETRWPSPQIIYRNGWNWPEYRLEVDDLPWAVSEVAAAIDSMQCEVHPITADGNWASPS
- a CDS encoding glycosyltransferase family 2 protein — its product is MPEHDPSFKQDITPTPQASIVADVASLGGADAMPGDPKYWTLEHYEECCRFLGPAVCRRLGIFPLPEGFVLSVVVPVYNEATTVERAIARLRSTGLPLQIILVNDGSTDGSHEVLDALPASADLTVIHHPANAGKGAAVRTGFVAAKGDCVVVQDADLEYDPNDFRWLLQPLVADEADVVYGTRYGHCDRQVSPWWHQAVNGLITGLCNLAIGLRLSDVETCYKMVRRDIIQDLVPDLKENRFGIEIELTAKLAKRKLRFTERPIRYQHRWYDEGKKIGWKDGVSALWCIVRYGLFSGRK
- a CDS encoding response regulator; this encodes MFSQTVCRPMEILLVEDGLLDARVTILALGRCSIHHRVTLVRSISEALAFVRQEGVFRRAPQPDLVLLDLLLPDGKGTDLLRDLRQMPNLSEVPVVVLTASGDPENRTICSTLKVDDYIEKPVDEDKFLRVVREHKRLLVFGARALRSVFPEHTLATSP
- the aroH gene encoding chorismate mutase, producing MPNLVCRGVRGAITVEENSKSQILLATRQMLALMMRQNSIQAIDLASAIFTVTKDLDAEFPAVAARQLGWIDVPLMCGYEISVEGSLPLCIRVLLHWNTDVPQDKIHHVYLRDAAALRPDLCKLPPLDDAELEAWIAENLQS
- a CDS encoding dual specificity protein phosphatase family protein produces the protein MDPKPETPLPKNVPLWQRMYARGVFYPTLTWNMLLGRALKVRRWWDPIDPHVIVGAYPFARDVSLMYEQGVRAVVNTCEEYAGPQAVYDAMGIEQFRMPTTDFTHPKLEDIERAVEFVQSHVAQEHTVYIHCKAGRARSATVALCWLIKYRGQTPEQAQKILLERRPHVNPHVYLRPVVAEFVKRIG